A section of the Merismopedia glauca CCAP 1448/3 genome encodes:
- a CDS encoding ExbD/TolR family protein, producing the protein MRFKNKYKDSHISELNLVPLMDVLLTVLTFFILISMTLTKQQGGVNIELPTTSKSAGVSKEQSPDPLIIGLNKQGEILLVNKPVTKEDLDVKIQAYLQEKPEGVVILKADRKLPYEQVLQLLASMKEIGGDRVSLAIDQK; encoded by the coding sequence ATGCGATTTAAAAATAAGTATAAAGATTCGCACATTTCGGAATTGAATTTAGTTCCGTTAATGGATGTGTTGTTGACTGTTTTAACATTTTTTATTTTGATATCGATGACATTAACTAAACAGCAGGGAGGAGTAAATATTGAATTACCAACTACAAGTAAAAGTGCTGGAGTTAGCAAAGAACAATCTCCAGATCCTTTAATTATTGGACTTAATAAACAAGGAGAAATTTTACTTGTCAATAAGCCTGTAACTAAAGAAGATTTAGATGTAAAAATCCAAGCTTATTTGCAAGAAAAACCGGAAGGAGTAGTTATTCTCAAAGCAGACAGGAAACTTCCTTACGAACAGGTTTTACAACTATTAGCTAGTATGAAAGAAATTGGAGGCGATCGCGTTTCTCTGGCGATAGATCAAAAATAA
- a CDS encoding MotA/TolQ/ExbB proton channel family protein, which produces MTIVYDLFREGGPVMWPLLVLSISTIACALERVGFWFQLLSKEHLIVRDVLAASRYDLQKAAVIAYEAKDLPIGRFLLAPLKLIHPTPETFRLAMEAAGDKEFIKMRKGDKLLETVVAVAPLLGLLGTVTGLISTFGHLNIGGGGTGEETAKAAAGIGEALIATASGMMVAIIALVILRVLLTLQTKQIDYFSEVGSELELIYRQVWYERPQDSRELSVRL; this is translated from the coding sequence ATGACTATAGTCTACGATTTATTCCGAGAGGGTGGTCCCGTTATGTGGCCCCTGTTAGTTCTATCTATTAGCACCATTGCTTGTGCTTTAGAACGAGTGGGTTTTTGGTTCCAACTATTGAGCAAAGAACATTTAATTGTGCGCGATGTTTTAGCTGCGTCTCGTTACGATCTACAAAAAGCAGCAGTCATAGCCTATGAAGCCAAGGACTTACCAATTGGTCGCTTTTTATTAGCTCCTTTAAAGTTAATCCATCCTACCCCAGAAACTTTTCGTTTGGCAATGGAAGCCGCAGGAGATAAAGAGTTTATTAAGATGCGAAAAGGTGACAAACTATTAGAAACTGTCGTCGCTGTTGCACCTTTATTAGGATTATTAGGTACTGTCACTGGATTAATTTCTACTTTTGGTCATCTCAATATTGGTGGTGGCGGCACGGGTGAGGAAACGGCTAAAGCTGCGGCTGGTATTGGTGAGGCTTTGATTGCAACTGCTTCTGGAATGATGGTAGCAATTATTGCACTTGTAATTTTGCGAGTTCTTTTGACTCTGCAAACAAAACAAATAGATTACTTTTCTGAAGTTGGTAGTGAGTTAGAACTAATTTATCGACAAGTTTGGTACGAACGTCCTCAAGATAGTCGAGAACTAAGTGTTAGGTTGTGA
- a CDS encoding alr0857 family protein, with the protein MLKLIYTETNFNLEYLPDSLEDWVSQRVVLALRVGNSVLIEPSTASFLVSADLPQLKTIERMIDRGLMQTIELAISETGFAEVSISGSWLGEDEEADAGIFVTSLGDGVEMLMFQLWEASINKSPSTVGE; encoded by the coding sequence ATGCTAAAACTTATTTATACAGAAACAAACTTTAATTTAGAGTATCTCCCTGATTCACTAGAAGATTGGGTTAGCCAAAGAGTGGTATTGGCTCTTAGGGTAGGAAACTCGGTTTTGATTGAACCTAGTACGGCTTCTTTCTTAGTTTCTGCCGATCTACCGCAATTAAAGACTATTGAGCGCATGATAGACAGGGGACTGATGCAGACGATTGAACTTGCTATTAGTGAAACTGGATTTGCAGAAGTCAGTATTTCTGGTTCGTGGCTAGGAGAAGATGAGGAAGCAGATGCAGGAATCTTTGTGACTAGCTTGGGGGATGGGGTAGAAATGTTAATGTTTCAGCTTTGGGAAGCATCTATTAATAAATCTCCATCAACTGTAGGGGAGTAG
- a CDS encoding ribbon-helix-helix domain-containing protein: protein MYTATRTSTTEMDVTSIRLEKQLKEKLKELSGNQGYQALIRDILWNYVQQKSGDYRPQFSATDIRASICAVAQQEHLCALTGKCIKPQESMLLGLTAHGDLLPLSMDSLSSGSK from the coding sequence ATGTATACCGCCACTCGCACTTCTACTACAGAAATGGACGTTACCAGTATTCGTCTAGAGAAGCAACTCAAAGAAAAACTGAAAGAGTTGTCTGGTAATCAAGGTTATCAAGCATTGATTCGGGATATCCTTTGGAATTACGTTCAACAGAAGTCGGGAGATTATCGACCCCAATTTTCAGCCACAGATATTCGAGCTAGTATTTGCGCTGTAGCTCAACAAGAACATCTCTGTGCGCTAACCGGAAAATGTATAAAACCTCAAGAATCGATGTTATTAGGATTAACGGCTCATGGAGATTTATTGCCTTTGAGTATGGATAGTTTATCTTCTGGTTCTAAATAG
- the apcB gene encoding allophycocyanin subunit beta — protein MRDAITNLIRNYDQTGRYLDRDALDSLKSYFGSGTDRVTAASIINANAAAIVKQAGLQLFAEVPELIRPGGYAYTTRRYAACLRDMDYYLRYASYALIAGDTNVLDERVLQGLRETYNSLGVPIGPTVRGIQIMKDLVKARVAGSGVSNPSVVDGPFDHMTSELSETDI, from the coding sequence ATGCGTGATGCAATCACAAATTTAATTAGGAACTACGATCAGACTGGTCGTTACCTTGATCGCGATGCCTTAGATAGCTTGAAATCCTACTTTGGGAGCGGTACAGATCGCGTGACTGCTGCCTCAATTATCAATGCTAATGCCGCCGCGATTGTGAAACAGGCTGGTTTGCAGTTGTTTGCAGAAGTCCCTGAACTAATCCGTCCAGGAGGATATGCTTACACAACTCGTAGGTATGCAGCTTGTCTGCGGGATATGGACTACTATCTGCGCTATGCCAGCTATGCACTCATCGCCGGAGATACTAACGTCCTCGACGAACGAGTTCTGCAAGGATTACGGGAAACTTATAACTCTTTGGGTGTACCCATTGGTCCTACAGTGCGCGGAATTCAAATTATGAAGGATTTGGTCAAAGCCAGAGTTGCTGGATCTGGAGTGAGCAATCCTTCTGTGGTGGATGGTCCCTTCGATCACATGACTAGCGAGTTGAGCGAAACCGATATCTAA